One Agrobacterium larrymoorei genomic window, GACCGCCTTCGACCCGGTCCGCCGCACGCGCTCTGCCCTGCGCACGGCGCTGCATGCAGGCGCGCTCAGCGGCATCTTCGGCGTGCGCGAAATCCGTCAATATGGAACGGTGGAGGCTGCATGAGCGCGCTGCACACGCAACCGGATGTCAGCTTCATCATCGCGGCCTATAATTCTGCGGATACGATCGTTCCCGCCATCGAAAGTGCTCTGACGCAGCAGGGCGTGTCGCTTGAGGTCATCGTCGTGGACGATTGTTCCTCGGATGCGACGCGCGAGATCGTCGGTGCGCTTGCCGAAGGCGAACCGCGCGTCAAGCTCCTTGCACTTCAGCAAAATCTCGGGCCCGGCGGCGCGCGCAATGCAGGCATCGATGCAGCACGTGGACGCTGGATTGCCGTTCTCGATTCCGACGATTTGATCTATCAGGATCGCAGCGCCCGCATGATCTGGCGCGCCGAGCAGGCCAATGCGCAGATCGCGGTCGATAATCTGGACGTGGTCTATCTGGACGGGCGCCCGAAGGACACGATGTTCTGCCAGAAATTCCTGACGCAGAAAGAGACCTTGACGCTTGAAGAGTTCATCGGCTCGAACATCCTGTTCAAGTCCACCTTCAATTACGGCTACATGAAGCCGATGTTCCGGCGTGACTTCCTCAATGAAAACGGCCTCCGGTTCCGCCCCGATCTGCGGATCGGCGAGGATTACCTGCTGCTTGCTTCCGCTCTGGCCAAAGGTGGCCTCTGCGCCATCGAACCGACGCCGGGCTATGTCTACAACATCCGCGAAGGCTCCATCTCGCGCGTTCTGGAACTGCGCCATGTCGATGCGATGATTGCGGCAGACCGCGATTTCCTCGCCGAGTTCACCCTTCTACCCGCCGCCATGGATGCCCAAAAGGCCCGCACCCGAAGCCTCATCGAAGCCCGCCACTTCCTCATCCTCGTCGACAGCATCAAACGCCGCTCACCAACCGGCATAATCCATGTCGCACTCAAAAACCCACGCGCAATGCGACACCTCACTATGCCGATTGCGGTACGGCTGAAGAAACTACGGGAGGCGATTTTTCCGTCTCAAATCAACGCGCACGGGAAAAGACTCTGATAGATAACGGGCTGAAAGACCCCGAAAGTCTCAGGGAATACTGATCAGTCTGACCTGACAGACCTGTGGTTTCAGCACTTCTTTGAGGTGCTAAGACATTTTAGGTACTTGTTCTGACGTGTCGTCCAGACGCAAAACCGCTTCGCACTAAAAGACGGTTTGCAATGATCTGTTTCGCTCAAACCTATGTTCGTCTGGAGAGCCGCCGATAGGTGGGCACGACGGATTTAGTTTTTCTATGACCTTCGAAACGCGAGCATTCGGAGCAGGCAATCTGCTTCGCAACTTCTCTGCCATGGAAGAGCATAGAATTTTCAGATCATCCTCGAGCGGCGCTGCAGCGCTTGCCAATGAAGCCTCGGTGAGACGATTATATAGAAAATAGCGCGCTGAAAGCGCGTTCTCTTCCGCTGGTGAGTATGCCTGGGAGAGTGACAGAAGGCGTGAAATCTCCTCGGGCTGTTCAGCGGAAGCTTGCCGTATCATCGCATATCGTGCCCAAAGATTACCGTCTGTGGGTAGGCAACTCAGCGTGTGCTGCAAAAAGGTGTCGGTGAGTTGCAGCGCCCCAAGCCATCTCTCATAATCCACATTCGGATTATGTTTATCCATGTCTGCCAGGAGGACTGTCAGAAACGGTTTTACGAATGCCGACTGACACTCTTTGTCGATATTCGATTTATAGCTATCACTGATCAGCCTGTCCAACGTCTTAGCCTCGACAGGTTTACCTTTCTCGATCTGCCGCGCCCAATACTGCAAGTCCGCATAACGGGCATATCGAGCCACTTGATCAGCAGCGTATATAAACACGCAACAAGCCAATATGCCCAGGAGGATCACCGATATTGGATTTTGGCGAAGTCCTGCCAAGATCAAGCGGCGTCCTGATAATATTTCGTATATTGGGAGTGGTAGTACTCGCTTGAGCCGAAGGATCTGTAAAGCTTGAGCTTTCGCTGATCGACCTTGTTGAGAATAACACCAAGGCATTTGTTTCGGACTTCCACTTCGGCCCTGAGTAGCTGGCGCACGACATGTCTTGCCGTCCTGCCCCATTCGACAACCATCAGGAAGCCGTCTACGCGAGAAGCTATTGCACGGGCGTCAACAACCGGGCCGAGTGGAGGCAAATCCAGCACGATGTAATCTGCATTCGCGCTGAGTGTCGTCAGGATGCCCCGCATGGCTGGGGATGCAAGCAATTCAGAAGAATGCGGCACACGATGCTTGATCACGGTTGGCAGAAACGCGAGGCCAGTCTTCGGATCCCGAAGTAACAGGCTACGGGGATCACGATTTTCAAGCACCGCTTCAAGCAGTCCTGCCTCTGCATGAGAGCCGATTGCTCTCGTTGCGCCCGGGTTCCTTAAGTCGCAATCGATCAATACCGTGCGGTTGCCCTGATCGGCGAGCAGTTGAGCGAAGTTGATGGAGGTCATCGACTTGCCTTCGCCAGGCAGAGACGAAACAACCCCGATGATCTTACATTCCTTCCCTACCATTCCAAGGTCTGCAGATAGTTTTGCACTTCGCAACGTTTCTGCAAAAGAGGACAGAGGGTTTTCAACGACGTAATTCGACACCGAGTTCGTTTTGAACAGCTCTCCAACCGGTAATTTGGAACCGGGCGGAGCAGACAATCGACGGCCTGCGATGAGTGGGGTCATGCCAAGGAATTCGAGCTTCAACGTGTCGCGAACCTGATCACCGGTTCTGAAAAAGCGATCACGGATTTCCCTGAATGCCGCGAAACCACAGCCTACAGCGCCGCCCATTACGATAAAGAGTGCTAGGATAAGCGGCTTTTTCGGGTGGCTCGGCGATTTGGGTGGGGATGCACGGGTAATGACACGCGCTTCGGTGACCGGGAAGGACTGCTGTTGTACAGCCTCCTGATAACGTTGAAGGAAAGTCTGGTAGAGGTTTTTGTAGGTCTCGGCTTCGCGCTCAAGCTCTCGCAGCTGCACTTGTGTTTCGTTTGCAGATGCGCTGATACCGGTTGCCTGTGAGACGCTGTCATTCAGGCTCTTCTCACGGGCCTTCGCAACATCAAGATCGCTTTTGTAACTTTCGGCGATGCGGTTGAGTTCTTCGAACATAAGCCGCTGATACTCGGCCATTTCACTGCGCATGCGAATTGCCTGCACATGGTTGGCACCAAGCCTGGCGGAAATCTGGGCTTCCCGCTTGGACGCGTCCAGATATTTTTGCCGCAGCTCGTTGGAAATCGTGCTTCCCAAAACATCGGTGACGATGGCATCCGTTTGGCCGGATGCGATTATCTGCTGGATGCGCTGAAGGCGTGCTTCCGCCTTGGACGTATCCGACTGCGCAACGATGAGAGCACTGTTCAATTCGGACAGCTGCTGATCCGACACGAGAACGGAGCCCGCAGATACGAGATTATTGGTCGTGCGGAATTTTTGAACCGCAAGGTCAGAATCGAGAGCTCTCTGGCGCAATTCCGCAATACGGTTCTGCAGCCAGTCGCTCGCGCGCCGCGTTGCTTCGTATTTCGAGTTCAGCTTGTCGACAAGATAGATGTCCCCGAAAGCATTGGCAATTTTGGCGGACAGCTCCGGCGATGGGGACGTGTATTTCACGTCCAGAACATAGGTTCGTCCGACCCTGGTCACGTCCAGATTGTCTACAAGCTTGCGTTCCGCTGCAAAGTGTCTGGCGGCTGCATCATCTTTCTCGGCCTCATCGGACACGAACCATTGCGATACATTCAGAAGGGAACGTAACGTTCCGATCAGCTGTGCAATTGCGGAGCGATCATCCGCCATGAACACCGGGTCATTGGCGAGAAAGAGCTTATCAACCACGGCACTGGCGATGGTATCCGACTTGAATATTTCAACCTGGCTGAGGATCGAAGACTCGTCTTCCATAAGGCTACCGCCAGAAGACCCAATGCTTGACAGTTGATCTGCTAGTTGTCCGTTGCCTCTGTCGATAAGCACGCTGACATCCGCGGTGAACAGTGGCACCGCGGTAAGAATGTTGATGATCCCGAGAACGACAGCAACGGCCACACTTGCCGCAACGATCTTCCATTGGCGTCTTGCAATCGCAATCACGCTTTCGATGTCAAGAAAACTTTCCTGCTGGCTCGCGTCAGCATTGTCTTCGCGCGAAAATGCGTGAATTTCCTTATTATAGAGCTGCAAGAGCGCCTCATTTCCGTTGCGTCTTTACCCCGCCAGGGGGCTTACTGGGTCGTTACACTCACGGCGATGATCGTTGAAGATCCGGCGCTGGCCGTCGAAAAATAAGGGCTGCTTGCACCGGCGCTGAATGCAGAATTGCCAGAATCCGTTCCACCTGCACCAGCTGTGGTGCCGGTGGCATTGACACCACCACCCGCAGTGCCATTGCTGCCGATGGCCGAAGCGCCGGTGGCACCTGCTCCTCCCGCGCCAGCGGCACCCAGGGCGGCCGTTTCAGTTTCTGGAGTTGCACCCGCAAACGCCGTCTGCAATGCGGCGTTATCTGTTTCGGCAACTTCCTGCTGAATGCGCGCTGCATAATCAGGCTTTACCGGAACGCAGGCTGCGGCCGCACGTGCCAGACCAGCGCCCAGAGCAGCGACCTGCGCGGGATTAGCCTGGCTCGCGAGCGCAATAATGGGCGTCAAAGCTGCAGGATCGGTGCCAGCAAGTGCCCGAACACGGTTCGACATCAATATTCCGCCTGTCTGAAACTCGCTCAACAGGCCCGCTGGCGAGGACAGGAATGCCTGAATCGTGCTGTCCGGGAGACTTGCAGGAGCGACGAGACAGCTCGCGCCTCCAGAGGCCTGCGCCGACGCATCGTGTGCCAGCATCAACGAGAAGAGGACGCCGCACACCAAACCGTATTTCAAACCCTTCGCCACGACGGCACTCCCCAAGAAAATTTATACTTTATTCACTTTGTCTGATGGCACAAAAATATTATGCCAGCAAGAAGAAACCGAATATTAGAGTAAACGACTACAGTCGATACAAGCACTAATTGTTATCTCGTAAGTGTTCGTACGGAATCTCTAACAGAAACTGCATCGGACGGAACGCCTGCGGCAGTAGACGAGACGGAGTTGACAATGTTGAGGAACTTCAGAAGTTCAACAGAGTCTGCATTCGTAATGTAGATGATGTCCTTGTCCTGCATCGGGAATTTCTGAATTGCAAACAGGGCGGACGGATCCCGCATATTCGCACGGAATACGACCGGCACTGTCTCAGACGTGAAGCGCGATACGTTTACGCCGATCTTTGCAAGCGAGTCCTTCGGGACGACGCGGTAGAGGAAAACCTGTGCCGGATCCGCTCGGGCATCGAGGACGCCGCCAGCTTTCGCAAGAGCTTCTCCGAAACTCAACTTGGATTCTTCAAAGTCAAATCTGCCATTCAGCCCAGACGCGCCAAAAGCAGAATATGTGCGGCGCTCTCGATCGACGAGGATCGTATCGCCCGGTGCGACATAGATATTCTCGGCAGGCGTTGCGACCAGATAATCATATTGTACGGTTGCGGAGCGTCCACCACGCTGAAGCGTGATCCGTGTTTCGATGCCCGGCGCGCTCAACCCGCCTGCTTCGGAAATTACGTCGAGAACCCGTTCGCCAGCTTCCGTCAACTCGATCTTTGCCGGTGAACGCACGTCTCCCAAAACGGCGGCCTGCGCAGAGCGGCTACTGATTTTGGTGATAAGCACCTGAGGCTCGATGGCGCGGTTTACGAGGCGGTCTTCGATTTCCTTCTGAACCGCTTCCACCGCCCTGCCGACAGCGCGCACGCGCCCGGCATATGGCACGCTCACTGTTCCGTTTCGGTCGATGGTCTGCTGCGGCAGAGACACGAAGTTCCCGGGTCGGCTGCCCGCATCGGAAGGAATGAACAGACCGCCGGATTGCGATTCGAACACCGAAACCTGAACGACGTCACCCACGCCGAGCGGTAATGCGGGTGCACCGCCCCGCCCGCCGCCGAAGCCTTTAGACAGTGAAGTAGGCGCCGTATCTGAAACGAAGCTCAGCACGCTTTTATTGATATCCACCAGCGCATAATCGATTCCGACCGCGGCAGGCTTGTCTGCTGAAGTAACTTTTACGGCTGCCCCTGCCTCCACACTACGTGCGGCGGGTCCTGCGCTAGGGAGCGAAGTGCAGCTGGAAAGCGAAGTGGCTGCAATAAGCAGAAAAATGTGAGTCTTACTCCGCTTCAATTTCGTCCCCATGAAGCCAATATGTTACTCGGCAATAACATCAATTGAAGAATGAAATCCAGCGCCGTTTAGGATCAAGTTATGCTTGTGTTCAGCTTTGGAATGGATTGTTGCTGTTTAAACACATAGTGCTAACTCACGGTTAACTAGCCTTAATCTTAGAAGATGCAAATAAATCAGCTTTAAATGCTAGGCGGCTATCAATCGGGCTTGCTGTCTCTATTTTTGTTAAGCTGGAGCGAACGCGATATGTAGTTTTTCTCTGCGCATTACCGTTACCCGGAGGGCGAAGCGACAATGTTACGAGCGGCGCGAGCATCGCTGCGAAGAAAATAGCCAGGCCGGATATTTGCAGGGAGAAGTCTATCGCCGAGTGAACCGCGACCAGGAGAAGAGCCGAGAGACCCAACTCTCCCGCAAATCGTGCGCTGCGACGGCGTCTGATCCCGATCAGGAAAACGATGGTCAGCCAGATAGCAAAAACGAGAACTGGCACGACGAAGACAATTCCGAGTGTAAATAGTCCCTCAAGGTAGACATTATGAGCCCTGTCCCAAGCGCCGATGATGCCGCAGCTAGGGTCGCGATATGCTGGGAAAACGCTGGAGAAGCTGGATAGGCCTGCCCCGAACGGAAAATGATCGCGAACCGCCGATAAAATACCCGGCATCACGCAAAAGCGACCATCTTCAAAAGTGTCTTGCATCTGGGAGCGCAAAAGCACGCGCTGCCCAAGCATGAAGAAGATAACGAGGACCACCAGAAAGCCGCAGCTTGCCGCAAGCATTTTCGTTCTGCGCCCAAGCGCCGATACATCGGCCTGCTGTTTTCGGGATATGCGCGACTTACGAACCATTTTCAGGACAAGCAGGAAACAGACCGCGACGAATGTGGCGCCGATTCCTCCCCGCGATTTCGTCAGCATCAGTGCGGTCAATGATGAAAAAAGAAGAGCGCAATGCCATGAGGCGTGCCAGACTTTCTTCTGAGTGCCGGACGAGAGCATACTGCCAGCGCCGATGGCGCCTAGCACACGCCAGATATCGATCTTTCGGATCGAGGTCTCAACAACTGTAGCGTTGAGAAGCAAGGCAAGTCCAAAAAAAGTGGCCGCGGTGTTTCTGTTTACGAAGAGACCGGTCAGGCTGGTCAAATATGCTATCTTCTCGCCAAAAAGCAGCCGATCGGGTGCGGCGTAGAAATGTGCAATCGAGAAGATCGAGATCAGGCCAGCAGAGACTGAAAACACCTTCACGGCTCTGGTCGCCCGGTCATCATTCGCAAACAACAAAAGACCAACCATGAATACGCCAAACGGAACGACAATACGAAGTGCCGCAGGTAGGTCGTCTGCTGGAGATAGAGAAATGGCCGATTGCGTGTCAGGAAGAAGCTGTTGAACCTCTCTCCAGGCGGGTTGCGCCGTACCCAGGTCCAGGCCAGGCGTCGATTGAATGGCGACCCATGCGACAAGCATCACCAATAAGATCGAGCTCATCCACAGTGTCGAGGCGGTATGCTCTGGCAGACCTTGTGTGATGAGGAGTATCAGCAGAAGTAGAAAAATCGGCAAAGCAAGAAGAGAGACGGTTAGAAGCTCGACTGAGCCGTAATTCAGCAGCGCAATTAAAATTGTAACACAATAAATTATAGAAGCAATAAAGAGTGACGGCATTCTTCAACCTGTATTGCTTCTTCGGTGGCGTTTTACCGTGTTGATAACCAAACAACAAAAATTTAAGTCATGAGGCCAACGGAAGTTGGGCGCGGCCTATTCATCATTGGGTATTTCGGCCACGCTACAGCGGAGTAGAAGCTCGATAAACCAGCCTGATGAATTATCCCCAGAGGATATGCTTTCAGATCGGACTATTATTGGCTTTCAAAAAATCGATTTCGATGAAAAGACTTGGAGCCGGAGCATCGTAGAATGTCGTGGCAGCGGCGCGCATGCGGCTCAGGTTTGCCAGCAATATGACGAATTTGACCTCGGCACTATGCAGCGATGCGTTTATACTGCTTGCGAATGCGGTCAATATAATGCTGGCCAGGAGATTTGGCAGCGCACATCGCTTCTACTTCACTTTCAGGTACGCCGACGAACAGGCGCTCCTCGCCGTTTTTGAAGCAAATATGCAGTTGTCCGTCGTCCTGACTGAAGTAAACATTTTGAATGATACGCGATTTAATCGAGAGGCTCTTCATTTCTTTTCTCCCTTGTATTATTTTGTTTTAGCCGTGAACCTGAAACGTCTTGTGAAAAGATGTGGTGAGCCAAACCTTAAAGTTTTGCGGATGTTTTTAGCTTTTCATCGAGCAGACGGCCCGAAGATTATGTGGTCTCGGTGGAAGGCGACGTTGACCCGAGTAGCAGGCCCTATATCCGGTC contains:
- a CDS encoding glycosyltransferase family 2 protein produces the protein MSALHTQPDVSFIIAAYNSADTIVPAIESALTQQGVSLEVIVVDDCSSDATREIVGALAEGEPRVKLLALQQNLGPGGARNAGIDAARGRWIAVLDSDDLIYQDRSARMIWRAEQANAQIAVDNLDVVYLDGRPKDTMFCQKFLTQKETLTLEEFIGSNILFKSTFNYGYMKPMFRRDFLNENGLRFRPDLRIGEDYLLLASALAKGGLCAIEPTPGYVYNIREGSISRVLELRHVDAMIAADRDFLAEFTLLPAAMDAQKARTRSLIEARHFLILVDSIKRRSPTGIIHVALKNPRAMRHLTMPIAVRLKKLREAIFPSQINAHGKRL
- a CDS encoding GNVR domain-containing protein → MHAFSREDNADASQQESFLDIESVIAIARRQWKIVAASVAVAVVLGIINILTAVPLFTADVSVLIDRGNGQLADQLSSIGSSGGSLMEDESSILSQVEIFKSDTIASAVVDKLFLANDPVFMADDRSAIAQLIGTLRSLLNVSQWFVSDEAEKDDAAARHFAAERKLVDNLDVTRVGRTYVLDVKYTSPSPELSAKIANAFGDIYLVDKLNSKYEATRRASDWLQNRIAELRQRALDSDLAVQKFRTTNNLVSAGSVLVSDQQLSELNSALIVAQSDTSKAEARLQRIQQIIASGQTDAIVTDVLGSTISNELRQKYLDASKREAQISARLGANHVQAIRMRSEMAEYQRLMFEELNRIAESYKSDLDVAKAREKSLNDSVSQATGISASANETQVQLRELEREAETYKNLYQTFLQRYQEAVQQQSFPVTEARVITRASPPKSPSHPKKPLILALFIVMGGAVGCGFAAFREIRDRFFRTGDQVRDTLKLEFLGMTPLIAGRRLSAPPGSKLPVGELFKTNSVSNYVVENPLSSFAETLRSAKLSADLGMVGKECKIIGVVSSLPGEGKSMTSINFAQLLADQGNRTVLIDCDLRNPGATRAIGSHAEAGLLEAVLENRDPRSLLLRDPKTGLAFLPTVIKHRVPHSSELLASPAMRGILTTLSANADYIVLDLPPLGPVVDARAIASRVDGFLMVVEWGRTARHVVRQLLRAEVEVRNKCLGVILNKVDQRKLKLYRSFGSSEYYHSQYTKYYQDAA
- a CDS encoding polysaccharide biosynthesis/export family protein, with the translated sequence MGTKLKRSKTHIFLLIAATSLSSCTSLPSAGPAARSVEAGAAVKVTSADKPAAVGIDYALVDINKSVLSFVSDTAPTSLSKGFGGGRGGAPALPLGVGDVVQVSVFESQSGGLFIPSDAGSRPGNFVSLPQQTIDRNGTVSVPYAGRVRAVGRAVEAVQKEIEDRLVNRAIEPQVLITKISSRSAQAAVLGDVRSPAKIELTEAGERVLDVISEAGGLSAPGIETRITLQRGGRSATVQYDYLVATPAENIYVAPGDTILVDRERRTYSAFGASGLNGRFDFEESKLSFGEALAKAGGVLDARADPAQVFLYRVVPKDSLAKIGVNVSRFTSETVPVVFRANMRDPSALFAIQKFPMQDKDIIYITNADSVELLKFLNIVNSVSSTAAGVPSDAVSVRDSVRTLTR
- a CDS encoding O-antigen ligase family protein — encoded protein: MPSLFIASIIYCVTILIALLNYGSVELLTVSLLALPIFLLLLILLITQGLPEHTASTLWMSSILLVMLVAWVAIQSTPGLDLGTAQPAWREVQQLLPDTQSAISLSPADDLPAALRIVVPFGVFMVGLLLFANDDRATRAVKVFSVSAGLISIFSIAHFYAAPDRLLFGEKIAYLTSLTGLFVNRNTAATFFGLALLLNATVVETSIRKIDIWRVLGAIGAGSMLSSGTQKKVWHASWHCALLFSSLTALMLTKSRGGIGATFVAVCFLLVLKMVRKSRISRKQQADVSALGRRTKMLAASCGFLVVLVIFFMLGQRVLLRSQMQDTFEDGRFCVMPGILSAVRDHFPFGAGLSSFSSVFPAYRDPSCGIIGAWDRAHNVYLEGLFTLGIVFVVPVLVFAIWLTIVFLIGIRRRRSARFAGELGLSALLLVAVHSAIDFSLQISGLAIFFAAMLAPLVTLSLRPPGNGNAQRKTTYRVRSSLTKIETASPIDSRLAFKADLFASSKIKAS
- a CDS encoding KTSC domain-containing protein, encoding MKSLSIKSRIIQNVYFSQDDGQLHICFKNGEERLFVGVPESEVEAMCAAKSPGQHYIDRIRKQYKRIAA